A window of the Peromyscus leucopus breed LL Stock chromosome 22, UCI_PerLeu_2.1, whole genome shotgun sequence genome harbors these coding sequences:
- the Ttc32 gene encoding tetratricopeptide repeat protein 32 yields the protein MAGPPGREESRDGPAALALAQARFARGDFAEAQALYSAFIGQCASRGSECSPEDLATAYNNRGQTKYFSVDFYEAMDDYTSAIEIMPNFEVPYYNRGLIRYRLGYFDEALEDFKKALDLNPGFQDAVLSLKQTILDKEEKQRRNAEKSY from the exons ATGGCCGGGCCGCCGGGCCGAGAGGAGAGCCGAGACGGGCCGGCCGCCCTGGCGCTGGCCCAGGCTCGCTTCGCCAGGGGCGACTTCGCCGAGGCGCAGGCGCTCTACTCCGCCTTCATCGGGCAGTGCGCGAGTCGCGGGAG CGAATGCAGCCCTGAGGATTTGGCGACCGCATATAACAACAGGGGGCAAACCAAGTACTTCAGTGTTGATTTTTATGAAGCCATGGATGACTACACGTCTGCTATAGAAATCATGCCCAACTTTGAAGTTCCGTATTACAACAGAGGCTTGATCCGATACAGGCTGg GGTATTTTGATGAAGCTTTGGAAGACTTCAAGAAGGCATTAGACCTAAATCCTGGATTTCAAGATGCTGTTTTGAGCTTAAAACAGACCATtttagacaaagaagaaaaacaaagaagaaatgctGAGAAAAGTTACTGA